From a region of the Chitinophaga caseinilytica genome:
- a CDS encoding YidH family protein: protein MEPKKYGGPTDHLANERTFLAWVRTAIGIMAFGFVVVKFSLFVKQLSLMLGKEYVVKSHGLSAIAGITLVAVGAATVIFSYLRYRNIEKQLNEGSYGHSSGLLTTLTGFIFLVSILLIVYLLESV from the coding sequence ATGGAACCTAAGAAATACGGCGGGCCAACCGACCACCTGGCCAACGAGCGCACTTTCCTCGCATGGGTACGCACGGCTATCGGGATTATGGCGTTCGGCTTTGTGGTGGTGAAATTCTCGCTGTTCGTTAAACAGCTGTCGCTCATGCTGGGCAAGGAATATGTGGTCAAATCGCATGGATTGTCGGCCATAGCGGGTATTACGCTCGTGGCAGTGGGCGCGGCCACCGTCATTTTCTCGTATCTCCGTTACAGGAATATCGAAAAGCAACTGAACGAGGGTTCCTATGGCCATTCTTCGGGCCTCCTCACTACGCTGACCGGTTTCATCTTCCTGGTCAGCATTTTACTGATCGTTTATTTGCTGGAAAGCGTTTAG
- a CDS encoding DUF6786 family protein codes for MKPLLMACLLTAGIAGCQTSGNKQPGKPANFGEDVAFLRQHLKNVVVLQLPGDSSRVLVTGDYQARVMTSSASGDAGNSFGWINYDLIGSGKLTPHINAFGGEERFWLGPEGGQYALFFPPGKPYEFTHWQTPGMIDTAHYNVTAEAPGEVSYQYTGTIQNHAGYTFKLGVARTVRLLDKKTIESRLGIALPEGLRSVAYETENQVSNLGDSAWQETTGLPSIWLLGMFKPSEQTAVVAPFRPGADSRKLITDDYFGKIPARNLQVNDSLLLFRADGKARGKLGIAPGIAKTGAGSIDLANNSITVLLYDVTPNGKYVNSKWEDQAEPYKGDAVNCYNDGPLEDGTQMGPFYEVESSSDVIALKPGEARKYSQVTMHFEGDAEALKALAEKLWQLPLDSVRQFLQQK; via the coding sequence ATGAAACCATTACTCATGGCATGTTTATTAACCGCCGGCATCGCAGGTTGTCAAACCAGCGGCAACAAGCAGCCCGGCAAACCCGCCAACTTCGGCGAAGACGTGGCTTTCCTGCGCCAGCATCTTAAAAACGTAGTGGTGCTGCAGCTTCCGGGAGACAGTAGCCGCGTGCTCGTTACCGGCGATTACCAGGCCCGCGTGATGACCAGTTCCGCCTCCGGCGACGCGGGCAACAGCTTCGGCTGGATCAATTACGACCTCATCGGTTCCGGCAAACTGACGCCGCACATCAACGCCTTCGGCGGCGAAGAACGCTTCTGGCTCGGGCCGGAAGGCGGCCAGTACGCCCTGTTTTTCCCTCCCGGCAAGCCTTACGAATTCACGCACTGGCAAACGCCGGGCATGATCGACACTGCGCATTACAACGTAACGGCGGAAGCTCCGGGCGAAGTTTCCTATCAATATACCGGCACCATTCAAAACCACGCCGGTTATACCTTCAAGCTCGGCGTAGCGCGCACCGTTCGCCTGCTCGACAAAAAGACCATCGAATCCAGACTGGGGATCGCATTGCCGGAAGGCTTGCGCAGCGTGGCATACGAGACCGAAAACCAGGTTTCCAACCTGGGCGACAGCGCCTGGCAGGAAACAACGGGGCTCCCCAGCATATGGCTCCTCGGCATGTTCAAACCGTCTGAACAAACCGCCGTGGTAGCGCCTTTCCGGCCGGGTGCGGATTCCCGCAAACTGATCACGGACGATTACTTCGGAAAAATCCCCGCGCGCAATCTGCAGGTGAACGACAGCCTGCTGCTGTTCCGTGCCGACGGCAAGGCGCGCGGCAAACTCGGCATCGCGCCGGGCATCGCGAAAACCGGCGCCGGCAGCATCGACCTCGCCAACAATTCTATCACCGTTCTGCTGTACGATGTTACGCCCAATGGGAAATACGTGAATTCGAAATGGGAAGACCAGGCGGAACCGTACAAGGGCGATGCCGTGAATTGTTATAATGATGGGCCGCTGGAAGACGGCACGCAAATGGGGCCTTTCTATGAAGTGGAATCCTCTTCAGACGTTATTGCCCTGAAACCTGGTGAGGCGCGGAAATACAGCCAGGTCACCATGCATTTCGAAGGAGACGCCGAAGCGTTGAAAGCCCTGGCGGAAAAGTTGTGGCAGCTGCCGCTGGATTCCGTTCGTCAATTCCTCCAACAAAAATAA
- a CDS encoding GH116 family glycosyl hydrolase: MTIHRRNFLKQGGLAAAGILTLRIPALAATQKPYQGVLQPTHNIPADKSIDAAWIKSLYERGETTVYRKSANELKFIGMPAGGLHAGTVYLGGDGRLWLWQVYNDPREGIDPKTVLWNDGKQEVKVRNRDGACYVEPAIAANKRVLDQGFALKIESGGQEWTKELKEDDWQEVTFEATYPVAVVRFKHNALPVEVEMFAGGVFVPLDADDSALPATVFDIRIKNISGKDVKVTLAGWLENGARKVSAKDGEGERRNQVVRGDGFITVQGSFAAADGSSNRPDDGYTAITLAGETGFANTNAQPWPVTSAYFSTHSEAPATGAPSGILNGGIATETKSLAPQASTSSRFLLSWHFNHPLEKLHGKLKDTEGGFFYAARFKDAAAVGSYLARHLDRLWGATLRWRDTWYNKSTLPHWFLERTFLNIGTLATANTYRFASGRFWSWEGVNACEGTCTHVWQYAQAMGRIFPSLERDTRQRTDLGIAMQPDGGIIFRAEFEGRPAIDGQAGTILRIWREHCMSADNKFLTQNWPAIRKATQFMLAQDKNGDGLTDTPMENTLDAIWEGEIAWIAGLCIAAARAAEKLAEDAGDKAFAKICREYADKGGRNMSQLFNGEYFIHRPNAAHGRSKLGSYNTCHIDQVYGQSWAFQAGLGRLWNKEETLSALRALWKYNFTMDVGPYIKTHTGGRPYAVAGEGGMVMNTNPKNEEKAYGDNVTWQLGYFHECMSGFEHQVASHMMAEGMTDEAMVLTRVIHDRHHAARRNPFNEIECSDHYARAMASYGTFITACGFDYHGPKGEIRFAPAIEQPVFSAPFTAAEGWGTYSQENQSGGSRTCELELGYGSLRLKTFKTGSAAAWKKVTVQLNGKTLKATLRQADGTSTVELADAVRVLEGQKLQIQFS, encoded by the coding sequence ATGACCATCCACAGAAGAAATTTCCTGAAGCAAGGCGGACTTGCGGCGGCAGGTATCCTCACGCTGCGCATCCCTGCGTTGGCGGCCACGCAAAAGCCCTACCAGGGCGTGCTTCAGCCTACACATAATATCCCGGCAGATAAATCCATCGATGCGGCCTGGATCAAAAGTTTGTATGAGCGCGGCGAAACAACCGTATATCGTAAATCCGCCAACGAACTGAAATTTATCGGCATGCCGGCCGGCGGATTGCATGCCGGAACGGTATACCTCGGAGGCGACGGCCGCCTGTGGCTTTGGCAGGTCTACAACGATCCCCGCGAAGGGATAGACCCTAAAACGGTATTGTGGAACGACGGTAAGCAGGAAGTGAAAGTCCGCAACCGCGACGGCGCCTGCTACGTAGAGCCCGCCATCGCCGCCAACAAGCGCGTGCTCGACCAGGGCTTTGCCCTGAAAATCGAATCCGGCGGCCAGGAATGGACCAAAGAGTTGAAAGAAGACGATTGGCAGGAAGTGACGTTCGAAGCCACGTACCCCGTTGCAGTGGTGCGTTTCAAGCATAATGCGTTACCGGTGGAAGTGGAAATGTTCGCCGGCGGCGTATTCGTACCGCTGGACGCCGACGATTCCGCTTTGCCCGCCACTGTTTTCGATATCCGGATTAAAAATATTTCAGGGAAAGATGTGAAAGTGACGCTGGCCGGATGGCTGGAAAACGGCGCCCGGAAAGTATCCGCCAAAGACGGGGAAGGTGAGCGCAGGAACCAGGTTGTAAGAGGCGATGGCTTCATTACGGTACAGGGCTCCTTCGCCGCGGCAGACGGCAGTTCCAACCGCCCGGACGATGGCTATACCGCCATCACGCTCGCCGGGGAAACGGGTTTCGCCAATACCAATGCGCAACCCTGGCCGGTAACGTCCGCCTATTTTTCGACACACAGCGAAGCGCCCGCCACCGGTGCGCCTTCCGGCATCCTGAACGGCGGCATCGCTACGGAAACGAAATCCCTCGCACCGCAAGCCTCCACATCCAGCCGCTTCCTCCTCAGCTGGCATTTCAACCACCCGCTCGAAAAACTCCACGGCAAACTGAAAGACACTGAAGGCGGGTTCTTCTACGCCGCGCGCTTCAAAGACGCCGCGGCAGTGGGCAGCTATCTCGCCCGGCACCTCGATCGCCTCTGGGGCGCCACCCTGCGCTGGCGAGATACCTGGTATAATAAATCCACGTTGCCGCATTGGTTCCTGGAGCGCACTTTCCTCAATATCGGCACCCTGGCCACGGCAAACACCTACCGCTTCGCCAGCGGACGGTTCTGGTCCTGGGAAGGCGTGAACGCCTGCGAAGGCACCTGCACGCACGTTTGGCAATACGCCCAGGCCATGGGGCGCATCTTCCCCTCGCTGGAGCGCGACACCCGCCAGCGCACCGATCTCGGCATCGCCATGCAGCCCGACGGCGGTATTATCTTCCGCGCGGAATTCGAAGGCCGACCGGCGATCGACGGACAGGCGGGCACCATTCTCCGCATCTGGCGCGAGCATTGCATGAGCGCAGACAACAAGTTCCTCACGCAAAACTGGCCCGCCATCCGCAAAGCCACGCAGTTTATGCTGGCGCAGGATAAAAACGGCGACGGCCTCACCGATACGCCCATGGAAAATACCCTGGACGCTATCTGGGAAGGCGAGATCGCCTGGATCGCAGGGCTGTGTATCGCAGCGGCGCGGGCGGCGGAAAAACTGGCGGAAGACGCTGGCGACAAGGCTTTCGCTAAAATTTGCCGGGAATATGCGGACAAGGGCGGCAGGAATATGTCGCAGTTGTTCAACGGAGAATATTTCATCCACCGGCCCAATGCCGCGCACGGCCGCAGCAAACTGGGCTCGTACAATACCTGCCACATCGATCAGGTATATGGCCAGAGCTGGGCGTTCCAGGCGGGGCTCGGGAGGCTGTGGAACAAGGAAGAAACCCTTTCCGCGCTGCGCGCCCTCTGGAAATACAATTTCACGATGGACGTGGGGCCTTACATCAAGACGCACACCGGCGGCCGCCCTTACGCGGTTGCAGGCGAAGGCGGAATGGTGATGAACACCAATCCGAAAAACGAGGAAAAAGCCTATGGCGATAACGTTACCTGGCAATTGGGATACTTCCACGAATGTATGTCCGGCTTCGAGCACCAGGTGGCCAGCCACATGATGGCGGAGGGCATGACGGATGAAGCGATGGTGCTCACCCGCGTCATCCACGACCGTCACCACGCCGCGCGCCGCAACCCGTTCAACGAGATCGAGTGCAGCGACCACTACGCCCGCGCCATGGCCAGCTACGGCACTTTCATCACTGCCTGCGGCTTCGATTATCACGGGCCGAAAGGGGAGATCCGCTTCGCGCCGGCGATCGAACAGCCGGTATTCAGCGCGCCGTTTACCGCGGCGGAAGGCTGGGGCACCTATTCCCAGGAGAACCAATCCGGCGGTAGCCGTACCTGCGAACTGGAACTGGGGTACGGATCGCTCCGGCTCAAAACTTTCAAAACCGGATCGGCTGCCGCATGGAAAAAAGTGACGGTACAACTGAACGGGAAAACCCTCAAAGCCACGCTGCGCCAGGCAGATGGTACGTCCACAGTAGAGCTGGCGGATGCGGTGCGCGTGCTGGAAGGACAAAAACTGCAGATCCAATTTTCATAA
- a CDS encoding AraC family transcriptional regulator has product MEADIRLMFDSPEYSIRDFRCRCTSCGVSGKEHQEHFSIAYIRKGNFRFNVFRNELDAYSGLFLFCKPGYEHTVGHVHDLPDECTIFSFSAAHAALLESQAPGLKGFFRNPDLHSILVKATPDMEYLHHRILTLLERPRFPQMEAEQLMADLFGRLMNNADKGPAPFSGREIRHYMPLVEAVKIHISTHFDEDLSLNALAAMSHMSPYHFNRMFRQMTHTTPYRYLLNVRLQEAAWQLRHTGRPVTEIAFATGFHSLEHFSAAFRKVFGKPPSGARA; this is encoded by the coding sequence ATGGAAGCAGACATTCGCCTGATGTTCGACTCGCCGGAATACAGCATCCGGGATTTCCGCTGCCGCTGCACCAGTTGCGGCGTTTCGGGGAAAGAGCACCAGGAGCACTTTTCCATCGCTTACATCCGGAAGGGAAATTTCCGGTTCAACGTGTTCCGCAACGAACTGGATGCCTACAGCGGATTGTTCCTCTTCTGCAAGCCGGGATACGAACATACCGTGGGGCATGTCCACGATCTGCCGGACGAGTGTACCATCTTTTCTTTTTCCGCCGCCCATGCCGCGTTGCTGGAAAGCCAGGCGCCCGGGCTGAAGGGGTTTTTCCGCAATCCCGACCTGCATTCCATTCTCGTGAAAGCCACGCCCGACATGGAATATCTCCACCATCGCATTTTAACGCTGCTGGAGCGCCCGCGTTTCCCGCAAATGGAAGCAGAGCAACTGATGGCCGACCTTTTCGGCAGGCTGATGAACAACGCGGATAAAGGCCCCGCGCCGTTCAGCGGCCGGGAGATCAGGCATTACATGCCGCTGGTGGAAGCAGTGAAAATCCACATCAGCACGCATTTCGATGAAGATCTGAGCCTGAACGCCCTGGCGGCCATGAGCCATATGAGCCCCTATCACTTCAACCGGATGTTCCGGCAAATGACCCACACCACGCCTTATCGCTATCTGCTCAATGTGCGCCTCCAGGAAGCGGCGTGGCAGTTGCGGCATACAGGCCGGCCGGTGACGGAGATCGCGTTTGCTACAGGGTTTCACAGTCTCGAACATTTTTCCGCCGCTTTCCGGAAAGTGTTCGGCAAACCACCGTCGGGCGCACGGGCGTAA
- a CDS encoding DinB family protein: MKANLKKTLENARTYTLAVAEAMPEEGFGFKPADGVWTFNELLHHIGYGMYWWEENYIRGQAADWAPTPVTYGKQAVTKYLEQAFAHLDKSVAAAKEKELPLEGFFATIDHITHHRGQATVYLRCKGITPPEYMY; the protein is encoded by the coding sequence ATGAAAGCGAATTTGAAGAAAACACTGGAAAACGCCCGCACGTACACCCTCGCCGTGGCCGAAGCCATGCCCGAAGAAGGATTTGGTTTCAAGCCCGCCGACGGCGTATGGACGTTCAACGAATTGCTGCACCACATCGGCTATGGCATGTATTGGTGGGAAGAAAATTACATCCGCGGGCAGGCGGCCGATTGGGCGCCTACGCCCGTCACCTACGGCAAACAGGCCGTTACGAAGTACCTGGAGCAGGCGTTCGCCCATCTGGATAAAAGCGTGGCGGCGGCGAAGGAAAAGGAATTGCCGCTGGAGGGGTTCTTTGCCACGATTGACCATATTACGCACCACCGTGGACAAGCCACCGTATACCTGCGGTGCAAAGGCATCACCCCGCCGGAGTACATGTACTGA
- a CDS encoding GAF domain-containing protein, translating to MLFNQLEIQFRYPLEGFPAELLLTANVTWNTLQHCYSLDNVRLPGNTGMSVMPPIQLKKKNNQWVHTDSESSTLLSESAGAAIDEAEENKVNCLNNDCPKLGYYLEKAISADGADFGNIQLFNPSYRSLSIVTQRGFRRDFLTHFNVVTAGDRSACGDALRTGQPVVIPDVSQLQSYSQHWDVAARAGYRSVISTPVTTGNRFIGMLSTHSSKPHWQWNIREHQQIAADLGLCLEARLP from the coding sequence ATGTTATTCAACCAACTCGAAATTCAATTCAGATATCCCCTCGAAGGGTTCCCCGCCGAACTGTTACTTACCGCGAACGTAACCTGGAACACGCTACAGCACTGCTATTCGCTCGACAATGTCCGTCTCCCCGGAAACACCGGCATGTCGGTCATGCCGCCCATCCAGCTCAAAAAGAAAAACAACCAGTGGGTGCATACCGACAGTGAAAGCAGCACCTTGCTCAGCGAATCGGCCGGTGCGGCCATCGACGAAGCGGAAGAAAACAAGGTGAATTGCCTGAACAACGACTGTCCGAAACTGGGGTATTACCTGGAAAAAGCCATTTCGGCGGATGGGGCGGATTTCGGGAACATCCAGCTTTTCAATCCCTCCTACCGCTCCCTTTCCATCGTTACCCAGCGCGGCTTCCGGCGGGATTTCCTCACGCATTTCAATGTGGTGACGGCCGGCGACCGCTCCGCCTGCGGAGATGCACTGCGGACGGGCCAGCCCGTCGTTATCCCAGACGTATCGCAACTACAGAGCTATTCCCAGCATTGGGACGTGGCAGCCCGCGCAGGCTACCGCTCGGTGATTTCCACACCGGTGACGACGGGCAACCGGTTCATCGGCATGCTGAGCACACATTCCAGCAAGCCCCACTGGCAATGGAACATCCGGGAGCACCAGCAAATCGCCGCCGACCTGGGGCTTTGCCTCGAAGCACGGCTTCCCTAA
- a CDS encoding caspase family protein, which yields MSVFALLVGVSAYHPDSGVSGLNGCLNDVKAMHDLLRNRFPDDPPGNVRILLNESATRKAVIAAFQEHLCKNTGIRDGDTVLFYYSGHGSHAPSAPEFLALNEDSQAQDETLVLYDSRLPGNFDLADKELALLLSLVPEKAHTVVILDSCHSGSATRSLKTLQHSGLPKFTPDADIPRSLSDYLHADGVNYAQMQRNGKLEVPRSRHLLLAACGRNELAYEDVAARGVFSGWMTRLLQEYSGGLSYAKLHESLYAAIRKNANAQTPQLKIYGGFNPDQFFGRPDSDASAPLLIARFSENEWVVNAGALHGIPADSAAFFRAQVLLYKNAGSAAPDFTTSIIRVGLTDCVLRVPEGADAGARYAASIINLPPRLSIFISGDAVADVKALLPKDPDIYYHTDAGQYFDYRLDTTDGQIKILDNHTGNLVHGVMGVEAEHCHYIGKALAQIGKWRALENMHNPQTAIPKKNIELDVQLMDEDGNWESCTGQEITVDITESRPEIPFRIRLANTSQVEYHVALYHLSPTFSIDKQSPDTDASVLRNGKAIALKCNPLNDFITFMLTEDDVNEETEIFKLVYALFPFSDYFVEESQELKREMVTLDAVKSRGLGDGNKKNFRKDWDTQTLRIRIVRNGQRIQKGKQFDNGLISIKSTSGFGADVAVTPTHNGAKGLNPAQELQSLFDTDAFTFLPVAPPTRGAPVNTVVELTQLENEASLKNAPLEIRVRQPIGENEAVVALTMQNGIVVPLGFLEPDASGDHRMYVHHAPGEPDERRAAGKSPVRALWFCLLKVVFRRDKEIFKLRYLQFPEGEPEYVKNKVAEKIAQSDRILLVIHGIIGNTKSLSANLSSLLTDKKYDCILTFDYENLNTDLEDIAAKLLDRLQENGVSASKPIDILSHSMGGLISRYIIEELGGDKLVKRLIMAGTPNAGSAFGNLEDVRKWTNRVLTLACNYGKQFLGAWGPFLEIVNKGLSAAGLITNTLGQMDVGSDFLLALNKAPKPPIATRYYILAGDSAKYKLEAEDTGLMEKIELAVGKMLYWSTPNDIAVSVDSIQTVPAAYVAESIETSAHHLNYFDYNSSIRILKEMMD from the coding sequence ATGTCCGTCTTTGCCCTGCTCGTCGGCGTTTCCGCCTACCATCCCGATTCCGGCGTATCCGGATTGAACGGCTGTCTGAACGACGTAAAAGCCATGCACGACCTGCTCCGCAACCGGTTTCCGGACGATCCTCCCGGCAATGTGCGCATCCTGCTGAACGAAAGTGCCACGCGCAAAGCGGTGATCGCCGCATTCCAGGAACATCTCTGCAAAAATACCGGTATCCGCGACGGCGACACCGTCCTGTTTTATTACAGCGGCCACGGCAGCCACGCCCCCTCGGCACCGGAATTCCTGGCACTGAACGAAGACAGCCAGGCGCAAGACGAAACGCTCGTACTCTACGACAGCCGCCTGCCCGGTAACTTCGACCTGGCCGACAAAGAACTGGCACTGCTGCTTTCCCTCGTCCCCGAAAAAGCGCATACCGTCGTGATCCTCGATTCCTGCCATTCCGGTTCCGCCACCCGTTCGCTCAAAACCCTCCAGCATTCCGGGCTTCCGAAATTCACCCCTGATGCCGACATACCCCGCAGCTTATCCGATTACCTGCATGCCGATGGCGTGAATTATGCCCAGATGCAGCGAAACGGAAAACTGGAAGTGCCCCGCTCGCGGCACCTGCTGCTGGCAGCCTGCGGGCGCAACGAACTGGCGTATGAAGACGTGGCGGCGAGAGGGGTTTTCTCCGGATGGATGACGCGGCTGCTGCAGGAATATTCCGGCGGACTGTCGTACGCAAAGCTGCACGAATCGCTGTACGCCGCGATCAGGAAAAACGCCAACGCACAAACGCCGCAACTCAAAATATACGGCGGCTTCAATCCCGACCAGTTTTTCGGACGGCCCGACAGCGACGCTTCCGCGCCATTGCTCATTGCACGATTCTCGGAAAACGAATGGGTGGTGAACGCCGGCGCCCTGCACGGCATCCCGGCAGACAGCGCGGCATTTTTCCGGGCGCAGGTGCTGCTGTACAAAAACGCGGGCAGTGCGGCGCCAGACTTCACGACGTCCATCATCCGCGTGGGACTAACCGATTGCGTGCTGCGCGTGCCGGAAGGCGCGGACGCAGGCGCCCGGTACGCCGCGTCCATCATCAACCTGCCGCCGCGCCTCAGCATATTTATTTCCGGAGATGCGGTAGCGGATGTGAAAGCCCTGCTGCCGAAAGATCCCGACATTTATTACCATACCGATGCCGGACAATATTTCGATTACCGGCTGGATACGACCGACGGTCAAATCAAAATCCTCGACAATCATACCGGCAACCTCGTGCATGGCGTAATGGGCGTCGAGGCCGAACATTGCCACTATATCGGCAAGGCCCTCGCGCAGATCGGGAAATGGCGCGCGCTGGAAAACATGCACAATCCGCAGACGGCTATCCCTAAAAAGAATATCGAACTGGACGTGCAGCTGATGGACGAAGACGGGAACTGGGAATCCTGTACCGGCCAGGAAATCACGGTCGACATTACGGAATCCCGTCCCGAAATCCCTTTCCGCATCCGGCTGGCCAATACTTCGCAGGTGGAATACCACGTGGCGCTTTATCACCTGTCCCCCACTTTTTCCATCGACAAACAATCGCCCGACACGGATGCGAGCGTGTTGCGGAACGGCAAGGCGATTGCGCTGAAATGCAATCCCCTTAACGATTTCATCACCTTCATGCTCACGGAAGACGATGTCAACGAAGAAACCGAGATCTTCAAACTCGTGTACGCGCTCTTCCCGTTTTCGGATTATTTCGTGGAAGAATCGCAGGAGCTGAAACGGGAAATGGTGACGCTGGACGCCGTAAAATCGCGCGGGCTCGGCGACGGCAATAAAAAGAATTTCCGGAAGGATTGGGATACGCAGACCCTGCGCATCCGGATCGTCCGCAATGGACAGCGCATCCAAAAGGGAAAGCAGTTCGACAACGGCCTCATTTCCATCAAATCCACATCCGGGTTCGGGGCGGATGTGGCCGTTACGCCCACGCATAACGGCGCGAAGGGATTGAATCCCGCGCAGGAATTGCAATCGCTGTTCGATACCGATGCGTTCACTTTTCTGCCGGTGGCGCCGCCTACGCGGGGAGCTCCCGTCAACACCGTCGTGGAATTGACGCAGCTGGAAAACGAGGCTTCGCTGAAAAACGCGCCGCTGGAAATCCGCGTCCGCCAGCCGATCGGGGAAAACGAAGCGGTGGTGGCGCTTACGATGCAAAACGGGATCGTAGTGCCGTTGGGCTTCCTGGAGCCCGACGCTTCGGGAGACCACCGGATGTACGTGCATCATGCGCCCGGGGAGCCGGACGAGCGGCGCGCCGCCGGCAAAAGCCCCGTGCGGGCACTGTGGTTCTGTTTGCTGAAAGTCGTTTTCCGGCGCGATAAGGAAATCTTCAAACTCCGCTACCTGCAGTTCCCGGAGGGCGAGCCGGAATATGTCAAAAATAAAGTCGCGGAGAAAATCGCACAGTCGGACCGGATATTGCTCGTGATCCACGGGATTATCGGCAACACGAAATCCCTGTCCGCCAACCTGTCGTCCCTCCTGACCGACAAAAAATACGACTGCATCCTCACCTTCGACTACGAAAATCTCAATACCGACCTCGAAGATATCGCTGCCAAACTGCTGGACCGCCTGCAGGAAAACGGCGTTTCCGCCAGCAAGCCTATCGACATCCTGTCTCACTCCATGGGCGGACTGATCAGCCGTTACATAATCGAGGAATTGGGCGGCGACAAGCTGGTGAAACGGTTGATTATGGCCGGCACGCCCAATGCGGGATCGGCTTTCGGGAACCTGGAAGACGTCCGCAAATGGACCAACCGCGTGCTGACGCTGGCCTGCAATTACGGCAAGCAGTTCCTCGGCGCCTGGGGGCCGTTCCTGGAGATCGTCAATAAAGGACTATCGGCGGCGGGCCTCATTACCAATACGCTCGGCCAGATGGACGTTGGGTCGGATTTCCTGTTGGCGCTCAACAAGGCGCCGAAACCGCCCATCGCCACCCGTTACTACATTCTGGCCGGCGATTCCGCCAAATACAAGCTGGAAGCGGAAGATACGGGGCTGATGGAGAAGATCGAACTGGCGGTGGGAAAGATGTTGTATTGGAGCACGCCCAACGACATTGCCGTGAGCGTCGATAGTATTCAGACCGTGCCGGCGGCATATGTAGCCGAATCGATCGAGACGAGCGCGCACCACCTCAATTATTTCGACTATAACAGCAGTATCAGAATTTTGAAGGAAATGATGGATTAA
- a CDS encoding fumarylacetoacetate hydrolase family protein: MNLVRIYKTSEGIIVQQDGRFYATPAGWNEFVNRKGLYAAVVAELPDMRPLDAHTAEQAIAKGLQAPIGSQEVWAAGVTYYRSRTARIEESEDAGGATFYDKVYVAERPELFFKATPHRVSGHREVVFIRPDSKWDVPEPELTLFVSSQGTIEGYTIGNDMSSRSIEGENPLYLPQAKVYEKCAGLGPCLLVPESPIPADTMIRMSIFRDGEIKYNDSIAISQMKRGHGELVEFLFRGCAFPDGCFLMTGTCLVPDNSFTLRDNDRVEISIDHIGTLINEVQTLR; the protein is encoded by the coding sequence ATGAACTTAGTAAGGATCTATAAAACATCCGAAGGCATCATCGTTCAGCAAGATGGCCGTTTCTACGCGACACCTGCCGGCTGGAACGAATTCGTGAACCGGAAAGGCCTCTACGCCGCCGTTGTGGCCGAACTGCCGGATATGCGGCCACTGGACGCGCATACTGCCGAACAGGCCATCGCCAAAGGTTTGCAGGCGCCCATCGGTTCGCAAGAAGTCTGGGCGGCGGGCGTAACGTATTACAGGAGCCGCACGGCGCGGATAGAAGAATCGGAGGATGCGGGCGGCGCCACCTTCTACGATAAAGTATACGTGGCGGAACGGCCTGAATTATTCTTCAAAGCCACGCCGCACCGCGTTTCCGGGCACCGGGAAGTGGTTTTCATCCGGCCCGATTCGAAGTGGGACGTACCGGAACCGGAACTGACGCTTTTCGTGTCGTCACAAGGCACCATCGAAGGCTATACGATCGGCAACGACATGAGCTCCCGCAGCATCGAAGGAGAAAACCCGCTCTATCTGCCCCAGGCGAAAGTGTACGAGAAATGCGCCGGGCTGGGGCCTTGCCTGCTCGTTCCGGAATCCCCCATTCCGGCGGATACCATGATCCGCATGTCGATCTTCCGGGACGGGGAAATCAAATATAACGACAGCATCGCCATCAGCCAGATGAAACGCGGGCATGGCGAACTGGTGGAATTCCTCTTCCGCGGATGCGCCTTCCCCGACGGTTGTTTCCTCATGACCGGCACCTGCCTCGTGCCCGACAACAGCTTCACCCTGCGCGACAACGACCGCGTCGAGATCAGCATCGACCACATCGGAACGCTCATCAACGAAGTGCAGACCCTGCGCTAA